From a single Labrenzia sp. PHM005 genomic region:
- the rseP gene encoding RIP metalloprotease RseP, with the protein MDLFDSAYGLLVGYLVPFLFVLTIVVFFHELGHFAVARWCKVKVDAFSVGFGRELFGWYDKHGTRWKISLIPLGGYVKFAGDENAASVPDRDYIASMSEEERKTAFIAKPVWQRAAIVAAGPIANFILAIIIFAGIFMAYGKPQLLPVVSSVIEGSAAEAAGIKTGDRILSINGEPLSYFEDLKWTVRHNPDQPLILGINRNGADISATVVPVYVTDVNQFGVEYREPRIGVAMASDAETRVLIRLGVGGALWEGVLRTYKIIYDTINFIGEIFVGEQSAQQLGGPIQIAQVSGTVAQFGLIELISLAGFLSVSIGFINLLPIPILDGGHLVFYAAEAIRGKPLDERVQEVGFRIGLGLVLALMVFVTWNDIWRLMRL; encoded by the coding sequence ATGGACCTCTTTGACTCTGCCTACGGATTGTTGGTCGGATACCTCGTTCCATTCCTCTTCGTTCTGACAATCGTTGTGTTCTTCCACGAGCTTGGCCACTTTGCTGTGGCGCGTTGGTGCAAGGTCAAAGTGGACGCTTTCTCGGTCGGTTTCGGACGGGAACTCTTCGGCTGGTATGACAAACATGGCACGCGCTGGAAAATCTCTCTGATTCCATTGGGCGGATACGTAAAATTCGCCGGGGATGAGAATGCAGCCAGTGTTCCTGACCGCGACTATATCGCCAGCATGAGTGAAGAAGAGCGCAAGACTGCCTTTATTGCCAAGCCCGTTTGGCAGAGAGCGGCCATTGTTGCTGCTGGTCCAATCGCGAATTTCATCCTAGCTATCATCATCTTCGCCGGCATCTTCATGGCCTATGGCAAGCCGCAATTGCTGCCAGTCGTCTCCTCGGTGATCGAAGGCTCTGCAGCCGAGGCAGCAGGCATCAAAACCGGTGACCGGATTCTTTCCATCAATGGTGAGCCTCTGTCCTATTTCGAAGATTTGAAATGGACAGTTCGCCATAATCCTGATCAGCCGTTGATATTGGGAATCAATCGGAATGGGGCGGACATCTCCGCAACTGTCGTTCCGGTGTATGTGACGGACGTCAATCAGTTTGGCGTAGAGTACCGCGAACCGCGCATCGGCGTAGCCATGGCGAGTGATGCCGAAACGCGGGTGCTGATCCGACTCGGTGTTGGTGGTGCTTTGTGGGAAGGGGTCTTGCGCACCTATAAAATCATCTACGACACGATCAACTTCATTGGTGAAATCTTTGTCGGAGAACAATCTGCGCAGCAGTTGGGCGGCCCCATCCAGATTGCCCAGGTGTCCGGTACCGTTGCGCAATTCGGTTTGATCGAGCTGATCAGCTTGGCCGGTTTTCTGTCTGTTTCCATCGGTTTTATCAATCTGCTGCCGATTCCGATTCTTGATGGTGGGCATTTGGTTTTCTACGCCGCTGAAGCAATCCGTGGAAAACCACTCGATGAAAGAGTTCAGGAAGTTGGTTTCCGTATCGGACTGGGGCTCGTTCTGGCACTTATGGTGTTCGTCACATGGAACGATATCTGGCGTTTGATGAGGCTCTAA
- the lpxD gene encoding UDP-3-O-(3-hydroxymyristoyl)glucosamine N-acyltransferase, whose product MSEPNFFHFPTGVCLGDIAEWADAEILNGSTDTGISGVAPLEDAGAGMLVFFDNTAYLNALQNTEAAACLVSTRHKDKVPEGVAALVCKDAYRSWAKVLAKLFPDAMVPKEPGVEGVSDRASIDDQAQLEDGVCVEPGAVIGAGAEIGAGTVIRSNAVIGAGVRIGRDCVIGANCSVQHSILGNRVYLHPGVCCGQDGFGYAMGPGGHLKVPQVGRVVIQDDVEIGANTTIDRGANRDTVIGEGTKIDNQVQIGHNVVIGRHCVLVSQVGISGSATLEDFVAIGGQSGVKGHVTVGMGAQVAAVSVVNEDLAAGGRYGGTPAKPVKQWFREVAAVRKLAERGGKS is encoded by the coding sequence ATGTCCGAACCGAACTTCTTTCATTTTCCAACTGGCGTCTGTTTGGGCGATATCGCCGAATGGGCTGATGCGGAGATTTTGAACGGATCAACCGACACTGGGATCTCCGGTGTTGCTCCGTTGGAAGACGCGGGGGCCGGCATGTTGGTCTTTTTCGATAACACCGCCTATCTCAATGCGCTTCAAAACACAGAAGCAGCCGCGTGCCTGGTATCAACCCGCCACAAAGACAAGGTGCCGGAGGGGGTTGCTGCGCTTGTGTGCAAAGACGCGTACCGGTCCTGGGCTAAAGTGCTTGCAAAACTCTTCCCGGACGCCATGGTGCCAAAGGAACCGGGCGTTGAAGGTGTGTCCGATCGAGCGTCAATTGATGACCAGGCCCAACTTGAAGATGGTGTTTGTGTCGAACCCGGCGCAGTGATAGGGGCCGGCGCAGAAATCGGGGCAGGGACTGTCATCCGCAGCAATGCTGTGATTGGCGCTGGGGTCCGTATTGGCCGGGACTGCGTTATTGGGGCCAACTGTTCAGTACAACACTCCATCTTAGGAAACAGAGTTTACCTGCATCCAGGTGTTTGCTGTGGTCAGGATGGGTTCGGCTACGCCATGGGGCCGGGTGGGCACCTGAAAGTGCCACAAGTTGGCAGAGTGGTGATCCAAGATGATGTTGAGATTGGCGCCAACACCACCATCGACCGTGGTGCGAACAGAGACACGGTAATCGGAGAAGGTACGAAGATCGACAACCAGGTCCAGATTGGCCACAACGTGGTCATTGGGCGGCACTGTGTATTGGTTTCTCAGGTCGGAATATCTGGCAGCGCGACTTTGGAAGACTTTGTGGCGATTGGCGGTCAGAGCGGTGTGAAAGGTCATGTCACGGTCGGCATGGGTGCTCAGGTGGCGGCTGTAAGTGTCGTCAACGAAGACCTTGCTGCCGGCGGTCGATATGGCGGAACACCGGCAAAACCGGTGAAACAATGGTTCCGGGAAGTGGCTGCAGTCAGAAAGCTTGCAGAACGCGGCGGCAAATCGTAA
- the pyrH gene encoding UMP kinase, whose protein sequence is MTSPLRWKRILLKLSGEALMGSQAFGIDPAIVQRIAKEIADAVALGAQVGVVVGGGNIFRGVAVAAKGGNRVTGDHMGMLATIMNSLTLADALRRLKVNARVLSAVAVPSICETFSQRVADRYMEDGDVIIFAGGTGNPFFTTDSGAALRAAEMKCNAFLKGTQVDGVYSEDPKVNPDAERYEALSYDDVITRNLKVMDTTAIALARDNSIPVIVFSIHSPGALVSVLQETGTYTVVGEQ, encoded by the coding sequence ATGACATCTCCTTTGCGTTGGAAACGGATCCTTCTCAAACTCTCCGGCGAGGCCCTGATGGGATCGCAGGCTTTTGGAATTGACCCGGCCATTGTTCAGCGGATCGCAAAGGAAATAGCCGACGCTGTGGCGCTTGGGGCGCAAGTTGGTGTGGTTGTCGGCGGCGGCAACATCTTCCGCGGTGTGGCTGTGGCTGCGAAGGGCGGCAATCGTGTCACCGGTGACCACATGGGCATGCTGGCCACCATCATGAACAGCCTGACGCTCGCCGACGCTCTGCGCCGCCTCAAGGTCAACGCCCGCGTTCTGTCGGCGGTCGCTGTTCCGTCCATCTGCGAAACCTTCTCCCAGCGCGTTGCGGACCGCTATATGGAAGATGGCGATGTCATCATCTTTGCCGGCGGCACAGGCAATCCGTTCTTCACGACCGACAGTGGCGCGGCCTTGCGCGCGGCGGAAATGAAATGCAACGCCTTCTTGAAGGGCACACAGGTCGATGGGGTCTATTCCGAAGACCCGAAGGTCAATCCGGATGCGGAGCGGTATGAAGCGCTCAGCTACGATGACGTGATCACCCGCAATTTGAAAGTCATGGACACGACGGCAATTGCCCTTGCGCGGGACAATTCCATCCCTGTTATTGTCTTCTCCATCCACTCGCCGGGCGCCCTTGTGAGCGTGTTGCAAGAAACGGGAACCTACACAGTCGTGGGTGAGCAATAG
- the lpxA gene encoding acyl-ACP--UDP-N-acetylglucosamine O-acyltransferase: MTDIHPTAIVEDGAVLGDGVRIGPYCVIGPQAKLGANVELKSHVAVAGDTTIGAGTSIYPFASVGHQAQDLKFQGEAATLSIGEGCIIREGVTLNPGTEGGGLSTTIGNNCAFLANSHVGHDSHLGDRVVLSNNVMIAGHVDVGSNVIFGGGSAVIQFTRIGDNAFIGGLAGLENDLIPFGMVTGNRASLGGLNLVGLKRANFPREQIHALRAAYKALFESNEGTLRNRAEAIAAETADQPLVKIVTDFILEKEDRRFCTPA; the protein is encoded by the coding sequence ATGACTGATATCCATCCAACAGCCATTGTTGAAGATGGCGCTGTCCTTGGGGACGGCGTGCGCATCGGGCCGTATTGCGTCATTGGACCGCAGGCCAAGCTTGGCGCGAATGTTGAACTGAAATCCCATGTAGCTGTTGCCGGTGACACCACGATCGGTGCCGGAACGTCTATCTATCCGTTTGCCTCTGTCGGCCATCAGGCGCAAGACCTGAAATTCCAGGGCGAAGCTGCGACCCTGTCAATCGGGGAAGGCTGTATCATCCGTGAAGGCGTGACGCTAAATCCGGGAACGGAAGGCGGCGGGCTCAGCACAACGATTGGCAACAATTGTGCATTTCTGGCCAATTCCCATGTCGGTCACGACAGCCACTTGGGCGACAGAGTTGTTTTGTCTAACAATGTTATGATCGCCGGTCATGTCGACGTTGGCAGCAATGTCATTTTTGGGGGCGGTTCAGCCGTAATCCAATTCACGCGCATTGGCGACAATGCCTTTATTGGTGGCCTGGCCGGCCTGGAAAATGACCTTATTCCATTCGGCATGGTGACCGGCAACCGTGCAAGCCTCGGTGGTCTCAATCTTGTTGGATTGAAACGCGCCAATTTCCCGCGCGAACAGATCCATGCCTTGCGGGCAGCTTACAAGGCACTCTTTGAAAGCAATGAAGGCACCCTGCGCAACCGGGCGGAAGCCATTGCCGCGGAAACGGCAGACCAGCCGCTCGTGAAAATAGTGACGGATTTCATTCTTGAAAAAGAAGACCGGCGCTTTTGTACGCCTGCCTAA
- the frr gene encoding ribosome recycling factor, translating to MSVEGVDLDDLKRRMQGALSVLKTEFAGLRTGRASASMLDPITVDAYGQSMPLNQVGTVSVPEPRMVAVQVWDKSMVAAVEKAIRESNLGLNPVVDGQLLRLPIPELNEERRQDLIKVAHKYAEGAKVAIRHVRRDGMDDAKKAEKDGDISQDDSRVASDEVQKLTDQMISEVDAMLSKKEQEISQV from the coding sequence ATGTCTGTAGAAGGTGTCGACCTGGACGATTTGAAGCGGCGCATGCAAGGCGCGCTTTCGGTATTGAAAACCGAATTCGCCGGTCTTCGCACAGGCCGCGCATCCGCAAGCATGCTGGACCCGATCACAGTTGATGCTTACGGCCAGTCCATGCCGCTCAATCAAGTTGGAACCGTGTCCGTTCCGGAACCGCGCATGGTTGCAGTTCAGGTTTGGGACAAGAGTATGGTTGCAGCGGTCGAAAAAGCGATCCGCGAATCAAACCTTGGCTTGAACCCGGTCGTCGACGGCCAGTTGTTACGCCTGCCGATCCCGGAGCTCAATGAAGAACGCCGCCAGGATCTGATCAAAGTTGCGCACAAATATGCGGAAGGCGCGAAAGTCGCGATCCGCCATGTGCGCCGCGATGGCATGGATGACGCCAAGAAGGCCGAAAAAGACGGGGATATTTCCCAGGACGACAGCCGTGTTGCCTCAGATGAGGTGCAAAAACTGACGGACCAGATGATTTCCGAAGTGGATGCTATGTTGTCTAAAAAAGAGCAGGAAATCTCTCAGGTCTAA
- the bamA gene encoding outer membrane protein assembly factor BamA, giving the protein MQRLQKLMRAAILAAAVLTVGSVLPDTLGPFAGATQAEAAVARKIEVRGTSRIEEETVISYMTIVPGRSYGAADVDESLKALYATGLFATVEITPRGSTVIVTVSENPMINRVSFEGNKKIKDNALETTLRSQPRSMLSRAKVQADVQNILEAYRRSGRYGASVEPKIIDRGQNRVDLVFEVNEGAKTGVERISFIGNQSFSDGRLRDVIRTRESGLLSWLRSTDTYDPDRLAADEELLRQYYNKKGFADFRIVSVSADLDRENNIFYVTFTVDEGEKYSVGNVEVVSTIAEIDPEDLRKLVRTRSGKTFNSLRVEQSVEDITLRVSEEGYAFARVRPRGARNYEDNTIDLIYYIEEGSRAYIERINIIGNDRTREYVIRREFDVAEGDAFNRALIDKAERRLKNLNFFERVAISTQQGSAPDRVIVNVQVEEKPTGEISFGIGYSTTDGVVGDVSVSEKNFLGRGQFVKIGVGGGTDTQTYEFRFIEPFFMGRRIALDLDLYRAVNDANDYRSFDETRTGGGFGFTLPLREDETTLRLYYKIFQEKNEDKRYGSTNIANCDTTNLSLAVCDSLGTYLTSLVGYELKYTTLDRNLNPTDGFYASFSQEFAGVGGDSQYIKTEIQARAYQEILADYGLVGSVRLRGGNIIGIGERLRVSEQYMLGGNLVRGFENRGIGPRDASSDDAIGGRWYFAATTEAQFPFPFIPKELGLGGAFFADAGSLWDADNDLVNIVEAGGGRILSNGFDLRASVGFGIRWQSPFGPLKADFAYPLLKEDSDKTQIFRLSGGTSF; this is encoded by the coding sequence ATGCAGCGATTGCAGAAACTTATGAGAGCCGCAATTTTGGCGGCCGCGGTTCTCACTGTCGGCTCTGTTTTGCCGGACACTTTGGGGCCATTCGCTGGCGCGACACAGGCGGAAGCCGCAGTCGCTCGTAAGATCGAGGTTCGGGGGACGAGCCGAATCGAGGAAGAGACGGTCATCAGCTATATGACCATCGTTCCTGGTCGGTCCTACGGCGCCGCAGATGTGGATGAGTCGCTAAAGGCTCTCTATGCAACAGGTTTGTTTGCCACGGTTGAGATCACCCCGCGTGGCAGCACGGTCATTGTGACCGTCAGCGAAAATCCGATGATCAATCGCGTTTCTTTTGAAGGAAACAAGAAGATCAAGGACAACGCACTGGAAACCACTTTGCGCTCCCAGCCGCGCTCCATGCTGTCGCGTGCAAAAGTTCAAGCCGACGTCCAGAACATTCTAGAAGCTTACCGCCGCTCCGGACGCTATGGTGCGTCTGTCGAGCCGAAGATCATTGATCGCGGCCAGAACCGCGTTGATCTTGTGTTTGAAGTCAATGAAGGCGCCAAAACTGGCGTTGAGCGCATCAGCTTCATCGGTAACCAGTCCTTCAGCGATGGCCGTTTGCGTGATGTTATCCGGACCCGCGAAAGTGGTCTGTTGAGCTGGTTGCGCAGCACCGACACGTATGACCCGGACCGTCTGGCTGCCGATGAAGAGCTGCTTCGACAGTACTACAACAAAAAGGGTTTTGCGGATTTCCGTATCGTTTCGGTCAGCGCAGACCTTGATCGCGAAAACAACATTTTCTATGTGACCTTCACTGTTGACGAAGGCGAGAAATACAGCGTTGGCAACGTTGAAGTCGTTTCCACGATTGCTGAAATCGATCCGGAGGATCTTCGCAAGCTGGTTCGGACACGCAGTGGCAAGACATTCAACTCTCTGCGCGTTGAGCAGTCTGTGGAAGACATCACTTTGCGTGTTTCCGAAGAGGGTTATGCCTTTGCCCGTGTTCGTCCGCGTGGCGCGCGCAACTACGAAGACAACACCATCGACCTGATCTACTATATTGAAGAAGGGTCGCGCGCTTACATCGAACGCATCAACATCATCGGTAATGACAGGACCCGCGAATACGTTATTCGTCGTGAGTTTGATGTTGCTGAAGGTGATGCTTTCAACCGCGCCTTGATCGACAAGGCTGAGCGCCGCCTTAAAAACCTGAACTTCTTTGAACGTGTTGCGATTTCTACTCAGCAGGGCAGTGCGCCGGACCGGGTTATCGTAAATGTTCAAGTGGAAGAAAAGCCAACCGGGGAAATCTCTTTCGGTATCGGGTATTCGACCACGGACGGTGTTGTTGGCGACGTTTCGGTCTCTGAGAAGAACTTCCTGGGCCGCGGTCAGTTTGTAAAGATTGGCGTTGGTGGTGGTACCGATACTCAGACCTATGAATTCCGGTTTATTGAGCCGTTCTTCATGGGGCGCCGGATTGCTCTTGATCTCGATCTCTACCGCGCGGTCAATGATGCCAATGACTACCGGTCATTTGATGAAACACGGACCGGAGGCGGCTTCGGCTTCACTCTGCCGTTGCGCGAAGATGAAACCACTCTGCGGCTTTACTACAAGATCTTTCAAGAAAAGAACGAAGACAAGCGCTACGGATCAACCAATATTGCCAATTGTGATACGACGAACCTTTCTCTGGCGGTCTGTGACTCTCTTGGCACTTATCTGACGTCGTTGGTTGGCTACGAGCTCAAGTACACCACGCTTGACCGCAACTTGAACCCGACAGATGGCTTCTACGCGTCCTTCTCGCAGGAGTTTGCTGGCGTCGGTGGTGACAGCCAATACATCAAGACAGAAATTCAGGCACGGGCTTACCAGGAAATCCTGGCAGACTACGGTCTCGTCGGCAGTGTCCGTCTTCGTGGTGGTAACATCATTGGTATTGGTGAGCGTCTGCGGGTGTCTGAGCAATACATGCTTGGCGGAAACCTTGTTCGCGGTTTTGAAAACCGGGGTATTGGCCCGCGCGATGCGTCTTCAGATGACGCAATTGGTGGCCGTTGGTATTTCGCAGCAACCACAGAAGCACAATTTCCGTTCCCCTTCATTCCCAAGGAACTTGGGCTCGGTGGCGCGTTCTTCGCAGATGCCGGTTCGCTTTGGGATGCTGACAATGATCTCGTGAACATTGTGGAAGCTGGTGGTGGACGGATCTTGTCTAACGGCTTCGATCTGCGGGCATCGGTCGGTTTCGGTATCCGTTGGCAATCGCCGTTCGGACCGCTGAAAGCTGATTTTGCATACCCGCTACTCAAGGAAGATAGCGATAAGACACAGATCTTCCGTTTGAGCGGTGGAACCAGCTTCTAA
- a CDS encoding 1-deoxy-D-xylulose-5-phosphate reductoisomerase, which yields MPVPAKTDYNTRTSPIRVTMLGATGSIGQSAADLIARNPDRFEVVSLVANSSAKALAEMAISLKAKNAVLSDPENFEILKGLLAGTGIEASAGEAAVLEAADRDADLVIGAIVGAAGLAPTMAAIKPGRRIALANKECLVCAGDLFMAKIAAAGAEILPVDSEHNAIFQVFEAAEPDSVEKVILTASGGPFRTFALKDMAQVTPQQALKHPNWDMGARISIDSATMMNKGFEVIEAYHLFPIESDQLEVLVHPQSAVHGLVQYRDGSLLAQLGSPDMRTPIAHCMAYPRRMEAPVQRLDLASLGSLTFEKPDLARFPALRLALEALRSGGQAPAVLNAADETAVAAFLKGAIGFMDIPAAVEETLNAFAASGEISAAGSVEDVLNVDRDARQWTADWILRKAA from the coding sequence ATGCCGGTGCCGGCAAAAACAGACTATAACACCCGGACTTCTCCAATCCGTGTGACAATGCTTGGAGCGACTGGTTCAATCGGTCAAAGTGCAGCCGATTTGATCGCGCGCAATCCGGACCGCTTCGAAGTTGTCAGCCTGGTCGCCAATTCCAGTGCCAAGGCATTGGCAGAAATGGCGATTTCGCTGAAAGCCAAGAATGCGGTTCTGTCCGATCCGGAAAACTTTGAAATCCTGAAAGGTCTTCTTGCTGGAACCGGTATTGAGGCGTCAGCCGGTGAAGCCGCCGTTTTGGAAGCTGCAGACCGGGACGCGGATCTGGTTATTGGAGCGATTGTCGGAGCCGCGGGACTGGCGCCGACCATGGCCGCTATCAAACCTGGCCGCCGGATCGCGCTTGCCAACAAGGAATGCCTGGTTTGTGCCGGGGATCTCTTTATGGCGAAGATTGCGGCGGCGGGCGCAGAAATTCTGCCGGTCGACAGCGAACACAATGCGATCTTCCAGGTGTTTGAAGCAGCTGAACCCGACAGTGTTGAAAAAGTGATCCTTACGGCATCCGGCGGGCCTTTTCGCACCTTTGCGCTGAAGGATATGGCGCAGGTAACACCTCAGCAGGCGTTGAAACATCCGAACTGGGACATGGGTGCCAGGATCTCAATCGACAGTGCGACCATGATGAACAAAGGCTTCGAAGTGATTGAAGCCTATCATCTTTTCCCCATTGAATCTGATCAGCTTGAGGTGCTGGTGCATCCCCAATCTGCTGTGCATGGCCTGGTTCAGTACCGGGATGGGTCTCTGCTTGCGCAGCTTGGAAGTCCGGATATGCGCACGCCAATTGCGCACTGCATGGCCTATCCACGCCGGATGGAGGCGCCAGTTCAACGGCTGGACTTGGCAAGCCTTGGTTCTCTTACGTTTGAAAAACCAGACCTCGCGCGGTTCCCGGCGCTCCGTCTTGCACTGGAAGCACTGCGAAGCGGTGGGCAGGCTCCGGCGGTTCTGAATGCTGCCGATGAAACTGCAGTTGCTGCGTTTCTTAAAGGTGCGATCGGCTTTATGGACATTCCGGCAGCTGTGGAAGAAACGCTCAATGCCTTTGCCGCATCTGGTGAAATTTCAGCAGCCGGTTCCGTCGAAGATGTGCTTAACGTCGACCGTGACGCCCGGCAATGGACTGCCGATTGGATTTTGCGCAAAGCCGCTTAA
- a CDS encoding phosphatidate cytidylyltransferase, with protein sequence MPVQDTPAKPKSNLYQRVISAAVLAPVVLGLIYWGGLAYAALVLAAAVLFLWEWFSITGTRHLSPSAIAGQAALICGGILQVAGNPQLGLAVILAGAGAAYVLSGFSRAGRWGAEGVLYSGFALFSLLALRSGTGGLIFIYFLFIVVWATDIFAYFTGRALGGPKLWARVSPKKTWSGALGGLVFAIIFGAGVSFAGSGGQMVIWAGLAAVLSIVSQAGDLLESAIKRRFDVKDSSQLIPGHGGIMDRIDGLVAAAIFAVLIGWVAGGTLADPLAGLALN encoded by the coding sequence ATGCCGGTGCAAGACACTCCCGCCAAACCGAAAAGCAATCTGTATCAGCGTGTTATATCTGCCGCGGTTCTGGCGCCGGTCGTTCTCGGACTGATTTACTGGGGCGGCTTGGCCTATGCAGCCCTCGTTTTGGCCGCCGCTGTTCTATTTTTGTGGGAATGGTTTTCGATCACCGGAACTCGCCACCTGTCGCCATCTGCCATTGCCGGGCAGGCAGCGCTGATTTGCGGTGGCATTCTCCAAGTGGCCGGAAATCCTCAGCTTGGACTTGCTGTAATTCTCGCCGGTGCTGGCGCAGCCTATGTGTTGTCCGGCTTTTCAAGGGCAGGGCGCTGGGGCGCGGAAGGTGTGCTTTATAGCGGGTTCGCTTTGTTTTCTCTTCTGGCCCTTCGTAGCGGGACTGGCGGCCTGATCTTCATCTACTTCCTGTTCATCGTTGTTTGGGCCACCGACATTTTCGCTTATTTCACTGGCCGGGCTTTGGGTGGACCAAAGCTGTGGGCGCGGGTTTCACCAAAGAAAACCTGGTCAGGTGCCCTTGGCGGCCTCGTCTTTGCGATCATATTTGGGGCAGGGGTCAGTTTTGCAGGCAGCGGCGGACAAATGGTGATATGGGCTGGACTTGCGGCAGTATTGTCAATTGTCTCGCAGGCAGGGGATCTGCTTGAATCAGCCATCAAACGGCGGTTCGACGTAAAGGATTCCAGTCAGCTCATCCCTGGGCATGGCGGCATTATGGACCGCATCGATGGACTGGTCGCTGCCGCGATCTTTGCCGTATTGATCGGCTGGGTGGCCGGCGGAACTCTCGCCGATCCGCTTGCTGGGTTGGCTCTAAACTAG
- a CDS encoding isoprenyl transferase: MSGNPERQADAGPLAASSPHVPRHIAFIMDGNGRWASSRGLTRTEGHRQGLEALRRIIRHCGTRGIEIATIYSFSTENWSRPEPEVKFLMSLLRRFVQRDLSELHRENIRIRIIGERQSLEPGILKLLQDAEDLTRENTGMDLVVAFNYGSRQEITGAVRKLCEKLAAGDLQASEICEDAISAELDTAGLPDPDLIVRTSGELRLSNFLLWQAAYSEFYFTELMWPDFDEAALDKALESFGSRDRRYGGVTAQAL, translated from the coding sequence ATGAGCGGCAACCCGGAACGACAGGCAGATGCAGGGCCGCTTGCGGCTTCATCCCCGCATGTGCCGCGCCATATTGCCTTCATCATGGATGGCAACGGCCGGTGGGCGTCCTCCCGGGGGCTGACGCGCACCGAAGGCCACCGCCAGGGGCTTGAAGCTCTGCGCCGGATTATCCGGCACTGCGGCACGCGCGGCATTGAGATTGCCACGATCTACAGTTTCTCGACTGAAAACTGGAGCCGGCCGGAACCGGAGGTGAAGTTCTTGATGAGCCTGCTGCGCCGGTTTGTGCAGCGGGACTTGAGCGAACTTCACCGGGAAAACATCCGCATCCGCATTATCGGCGAACGCCAATCTCTTGAGCCCGGCATTTTGAAATTGCTTCAAGATGCCGAGGATTTGACCCGCGAAAACACGGGGATGGATCTTGTCGTGGCGTTCAACTATGGCTCCCGCCAGGAAATCACCGGTGCAGTACGCAAGTTGTGCGAAAAACTGGCAGCCGGAGACCTTCAGGCTAGCGAGATTTGCGAAGACGCGATTTCAGCTGAACTGGACACGGCAGGCCTTCCTGATCCGGATCTGATCGTGCGCACCAGCGGCGAGCTGCGCTTGTCCAACTTCCTTCTCTGGCAGGCGGCTTATTCGGAATTCTATTTCACTGAATTGATGTGGCCGGATTTCGATGAAGCGGCCCTCGACAAGGCGCTTGAAAGCTTTGGGTCACGGGACCGGCGCTACGGCGGTGTTACCGCTCAAGCTCTGTAG
- the fabZ gene encoding 3-hydroxyacyl-ACP dehydratase FabZ: MDETEKKTLATADIMKIMKLLPHRYPFLLIDKIIEMDGDESCIGVKNVTINEPQFQGHFPERPIFPGVLLIEAMAQTAGALCVHARGADAPPQLVYFMTIDRAKFRKPVEPGDQVHFHVKKIKQRANIWKFDAVAKVDGAKVAEAEVSAMLVDA, from the coding sequence ATGGACGAAACAGAAAAGAAAACGCTCGCGACCGCGGACATCATGAAAATCATGAAGCTGTTGCCGCACCGGTATCCTTTTTTGCTGATCGACAAGATCATCGAAATGGACGGCGATGAGAGCTGTATTGGCGTCAAGAATGTCACCATCAACGAACCGCAGTTTCAGGGCCACTTTCCGGAACGGCCGATCTTTCCGGGTGTTTTGTTGATCGAGGCCATGGCCCAAACTGCCGGCGCCTTGTGTGTCCATGCCCGCGGTGCCGATGCGCCGCCGCAGCTGGTCTATTTCATGACTATCGACAGGGCAAAGTTCCGCAAACCTGTGGAACCGGGTGATCAGGTCCATTTTCACGTCAAGAAAATCAAGCAACGTGCGAACATCTGGAAGTTCGATGCCGTTGCCAAGGTGGATGGTGCAAAAGTTGCCGAAGCCGAAGTCAGTGCCATGCTGGTAGATGCGTGA